Genomic window (Vidua macroura isolate BioBank_ID:100142 chromosome 3, ASM2450914v1, whole genome shotgun sequence):
TGAGCATGGATTTAATTGTCAGCTAGTTTTTGCTTATGGTCATGATAAGCTATATATTGGAATAAGGTTTAATCCCCAGGTATTTCCTGCAGAGGCTCTGTAGAAATTTAATTAGTTCAGTCAACTCCCCCTTCTCCAGGCAAAAGGCTGAAATCAAGGGTGTCCTGTAAACCAGCTACTCAGTTAGGAGCTGAGATGGCCTCCGGACACTTGTAACCATTGTGTCTGTATTTTCCTTGAATGGCTGTCAGGAGCACAAGCTCTCCAGTGAGcacacaaaatcatagaatgaaAGAATCATAGCATGTTGTGTACAGGGATTTTATGAACCCATATGGGTAAGCAGTTGGAGTGGCACAGCACAGTCCTGTTTCACATATGGGATAATTTTACTTAAGCTACTTTCTTTGGGCTCCAGAACTTCTCCGTGGCATAGGTAAGCTAACTAAATACTTGTCCTGTTGTAGTGGATCATACAGTAACTCCTTGTAAAGCATAAAGCTCAGTTGCCTTAGGAGAGGAATAAAATCAGCTTCTCTTAGGTAATTCCCTGGTGCCACAGCCTTGCTACTTACAGTTCCCTGTCAAAGAAACGGCTTTTATCTGCTCTGCCTTATGGGTCAATTGGGAATAGCTACTTGTTTAAACACTCTGAGATTTACAGATAGGACATGCATGTTAAGCATGTCTTAAGGGGTTTCAGCCAGAAATTTCGACTTTGAGATTCTCCAGCCATAAGAAGGATTTTGCTGAAACTAATGTGTTACATGGAAATGATGTCTTCGCTTTTAAATGTTTGATGTGAAATTGATTTGACAAGACAgctaaaattaaaacagaagtcTCCTAGCAACATTTTCATCTTATTGTCTTATTACCGAATGCTAATTATGATTTtcctgagttttgttttgtgagTTGTTTTGTCTTTCTAGTTGAAGTCAGAAGttaattttcatgtttaaaaattcacctaaattattttttttcattataagtTCTGCTTATTTCCTGTTGTAAGCCATTGCTAACACaaaaacagcttaaaaatagGCTATTTCCTGAAAAGGGACTGTAATGGCCAAAGGTCAGGTCCTGCCCCAATCATATGCGTCCATGCATATTCAGGACTGTGACCATCAAACCAGCCTACTTCAATCCATGATCATTTCCCACGGCAGCACACTGTAGGACAGGACTTGCCCGGCTTTTCTATTCAGTTTCATCTGAGTGCTCACTCCAAACCCTTCTGGGCCCTCTTAAACTCAGTGAACATTGATTGGCAATGTATCACCTAGAGTCTTAGCAAACTTTGATGCTTATAAAATATTCTATATTCACAAAGAACTCTGTGGAAAATAGCATGTGTTGTCCACGTTCCCATGAataaacaaaaagcagcagccataCCAACTCTTCTCATGATATTCAATCCTGCAAAGATGAACCTGTGAGGAATAGAATTAATTTCTATGTATTAATTATATTACGTAATGCATAGCTCTTAtcacaaattattatttatcttGTTTATAGCTGtgatatttatattataaagCTCCAGGCATTTCTGTATGTTCTCTGTATGTTCTGTATGTCTTTATTATAAATACAGCCTTATTAACTTTATGCATTCAAAAATCGTAGTGAAAAAATCCTTTGGATTATTCTAACAATTCTCAagtaatttaaatgtaattttacgTAGGCAAAATTTGAGGACATTGGATTTTTGTCCGGAATTTCTAGATGTCAAGCTTCATAGCTGGTGCAGCTTTGCCCACACCTTAGGACACCAGGGAATCCCAGACAAAAGGCTGCTTACTGTACCACTGCAGACCTGTATCATGGCATCATTGGAATTATCTCATAAAAACACAGCACACGTGCAGGAAATGGGATCTACACATATAAACTGCTGCACCTCTGCAGTATCACTGGCATTTACCAGGTTCTGTGAACCCACTGCACATGGATTTCACTACTTCTGTACTGACGCCTGTTACAGGAACCAAATTTACAAACTCAGCATCCCTATTTTTGACAAATGCATCCTCCAGATTTGATTAAACCTTGTTCTGGTTGTGAGTATCATCTCCCAACTCCGTTTAAAAACCTGTGCAACTTCACATACTGGCACAGATTAATCTGTTTTTTCAGGGTGCTGTTCCATATTGCCAGTAACCCCCACTGCTCTGAGTTGTACATCTCCTGAAGCATTTTGGTTTCCATAGATATGTGTTCTTGGTTCATCATTAGTTTGTAAGTGCTCAATGACCTCAGCAACtccctttgtgtgtgtgtgtgtatgtgtgtgtgtgtgtgtgtgtgtgcgcgccTGCAACATTTCTCTTAGCATGcggttgtttttgtttctggAGTGCTTATCACCATAACAATACTCCCCCCTCCCAAATGATCTGTTACTACACTCCCTTGATTTATGTATGCATTCTATGTCCAAAAGCCTTTGTGTGCAGGATGTAAAGGTCAGGTGAATAATCTTTCAGAATTCTATCTTGTCAATGAATTGTCTAAAAAAATTAGTCACTTGTTATGTcaactaaaaatacaaaatcccaGCAGGGTGTGGCAGCTGTTTCCCATATCCATGAGATTTAAGCATTAATCATCCCATTCAGGTCAATTAGTCTTCCCTAGCACTCAGTCATGCACATTTTTGATTGCTCATAACTCCTCCTGAGACAAGGGCCAAGTGTGCTCAGATTTCCCTGACCTGCTCTCTCTTCTCACAAACTGAAGTAGAAGGAGCAACCCTGCAGCCTGAagctcactggagatattcaggTGATTTTAGTGAGCACAGATTTAGGTTGCAGCTTAATACAGACTGGTAGGTAAACAGGAGTACAAATTTTCTTCCTGTCGAAAGAAGGGCAGTATAGAAACCCTGCAATTATCTTGAGGGCATTTAGGAAAATCTAAAAggaaccaaaatatttttttctatttgtttatttaaaattagaagTAATTAAAAAGGGGGATACATGGAACCAAAGCCCAATAAAACCACATGCAAGGCACCAGAATCCAAGgtagtaaattaattttaaaattaagatatttAGGGAAGAGgacagataaaaaaaagaaattaacagaaTGATGAACCTGTCTTTCTAGAAATCAGAAGCCACAGGCTGGTGTAAGACAGCAGTGACTGACTGATttgctctttttaaaacaacatcACTAGGACAGGGTTATAATATGGGCCATGCATAAATTGAGGTTAGAATTGGGAAGGTTTCTAATCATGGGAGAACTGCAACCTTCCACTGAAAATAGCAGGTGAGTACACCATCTTTTTTCACTATTTAAATTTCTTGATCATTGTAGGAAAGGCACTTGGAACAGTTTTGATAAAGAACAGACTTCCCACACTCCTGTAGACTgttgtgtatttaaaatatttagagttCCCCCTTATCTGTGATGCACTTAAGAGGTTTTGGCTTAGGAAAGAACATTCTATGCCTGGCACTTCAATTAAAGCACACAGACATGTTTTGCAGTGTATTCTTAAGCTTATTTGActggaaaatgaagttgttGCCTCCCGGACATGAGGTCTTTAACTTCATTCTATTAACCTGACATTTTCTGGATACTGATATTCAAGTTAATAGAAGGAAAGAATGgcttatttatttgattttatgaaATTAATCCACTAACCACAAACACCACCAAGTTTCTACAAGCGTCAGTTAAAACGTTTTTAATTAAGCCACAACATTTGAAATGAGTGTCACATACATTAATATCACTTGAAAGTAATTAATAACTTTTTGCAATAGCTTTCTCTGGAACATTGAAGTTGTGTAACATGCTGGTTATGCTTCTACCCCTCCCAGTACATTCAGAGCCAAGTTTATTTTACATTAGTCCTCTTCTGACAAGTTATGCCAATGCTTATTAAAAAAGCATACAAAAGACATAAATTATGCTAATCCTGATTACCATATTACCATCGTCCCTGTCATTAGGAAAGGTGTCCATTTTCTTAcgctttcttctccttttcagcTTTAGTTGTGCAAGGGTTTTCCTGACTTGAGATTCTCTGCTGTCTTTTGAATTCACTAGAAGTAGGTACTACCATTACTTTAATGATAAAGTCTACACAGTATGCCCCACCAGCCAGTACTgtacagaaaagggaaaaaattttaaaaggacatGTTTGCCACAGAACTCTCTTATTCAGCAAGAATTATAAATACAATTGATTGTATATGCCACAACTGAGCTCGTAACACAGTTCTGAAGTCTGCAGACATTTATGCTCTGCAAAGTTATAAAACACAGGCCTAGAAGGGACCTTCAGGAATCACCTGGCCTCTCTAAAACAGGATCACATGCAATATATAGCATTATCAAATTGAAAAAGGTGTTACAAAATGGAAAGCTATACAAGATATAATACAAGAAATACAGGGCATTGCAAAAAGATCAGTTGTAAATTACTTTAACTTTACAGTCTGTTGGTTAATGCTTTCTAAGTTCTATTTTGTACATGTGCATGAATACACATACCCACACACTTACCCTCTCCTAAGTACCAGGTTCATGAGAGTAAGAAATAACACAGAGCAACATGCAGCATTTGCTTTCCACCCCACCTATATCCTCCTCAGTCTGTCTTTGCTAAAGCTACTTCCCCCATAGCTGGAAAAGGAGTTAGAAAAATGaacttcttccttcttccccagcTGAACAAAGCCCTGACAAAGATTATAGACCATAATTAAATCTGCTGTAAGATGCTGGAGGTCCATGACCAACACAGACATGGCTACACCTCGCTCGAATACTTATTTGGAATTGCTGGctgcagaaacacaaataaGGAGCTAGCCAGATTACTCCAACACTGATGTTTGTATGAAGTTTGCATATGTAAATTGCTCACAAAACTGCCTTTCTATTTCTACCTTTTACCCCTACTCACTCACAAAGCAGCCCAAATTTGCTAAATTCTGAGGTACTTTCAGTGTTAGAAACTTTCGGAGGTTTTTAAACACCTTATGCTAAAATTTCCCTTCAAAGCGCACTGATAATTAAAACACTGCAACTTTACAAAGGTAGACAAATAGAATAGTTTATGTTTCTGCTCAAAGATACTTTCTAAATCAGCATCCCTCATATACCATGTAAAAATGTATGTAGTTTAGCATCTGAATCCATTACAACATACATATGTGATTCCATCATAAGTCCTACTGTGGCCACAAACCCACCAATGCTACATTAGCCACTCTTATGTTATACACTCCAGCTCCATGCTTTGGAGGAGACCTTGTCCAACAGCACCAATtggtggaaaataaaatttaattttattttcccctttattcAAATAGCTAATAGTCAACAACAGTCTAGTAACAGGAATGAGAAAAGATTTTTAGGCCGCAGGTGACTGTGATAGTATCACAGAAGTTTCTTCCTTGGGACTGACTTTGACAGAACAACAAGTATTCCTTGGAACGCTGTGTTTTTTCCTAGCTCCATTTAAAGCAATTTTGTCAGAAGTGAATAAAACCAACCTATCTCGCAGGACCCACTAATGGGTTGTTTAAAAtctgtccttttcctttctaCACTTGAAACACTATCATCTATAttcataagaaaatatttgaataaaataagGATGACTCAATTAactgggaggggaaggagcaagTAAACCACCCAAACTGAATTGAcatgaaaatatgtaaataatacTTTGGATAAAAGCTATTTGGTTTAAGATGCCAATGGTTTTCCTAATTTATTGCCAGGCACAGTAAGAAATACGCTGGCAAAATAAGGTGAGTTTTTTTAGTCTCCTACAATCACACCAAATGTACATCAGAGGTGCTCCTCTGTTTTGACAGTTGGCTGTACTTGATCTTTCAATTTAAGTATGGAGCTCTCTCTGGGGAAGAGTAGTAATAGGTAGgcttgatgtttcccaggacTTCATCTTCCCAGTTGGGGAGGcagcagaagaagaaagcaCAACCTATTACAACAACAGTGCTGGCCCAGCCAAAACCATAGGCCCAGCTGAACATGTTATCTCCTGTCAGTGGAATGTCTTCTGTGAATTTCACTGGGTAAATGACCAAGCCAATGATCTGGaatgcagctggagagagaaaagaaagaaaaccaggagTAAGTTACAGTGAACATATTACGGTTCCCATTAAGAAAAGGTACCTGGAGATAAATGCATACTTAAGATATGTAAGGATTAGCTTCAGACCTGCAATCACATCTGCATTGTTACAGAGGTATGTGACTTGTGTCCCAGGCAGATCCCCACACCTGTGTGGCTGTGGCACCTCAGCTGCCATTGCCAGGTTGCTAAGGTACATACCTGCATGCCGTGACCAGCCCTGTTCCACAGCCAGCACCGGGAACCCTGCCAAGCCAGTTACCTCCCAGAGCCTCATGCCTCCTCCTCCCATCAGAAAGGTGGGAAGCACCCACAGCTCTTAAGTCTTAGCATGTGACATGCAGGGTCAAAGGTCTTGGGTGTCCCCATAAATTTCTCTTGGGAAAGTGAGAACCGACAAAGGCCACTGAAGCTCCCCTACCCATTATGCTTTCAGAGCACAACTCAGCCTTCCCTTGTTCCCCGTGAAAATGAGTCATAAACCAGACAAAGCTAATTTCATAAGGGAGGCTCCATctagcatttttttctgctgatgcCTGTTTCACATCTAAAATAACCTTGTCTTTGTGCCCAGCCTTACCAACAACAAAGAGCAGGCCTCCAATTCCTCGCACGAAGTTGAAGCGGAGGATCTCAATAGAGAACGCGATGACTGCAAGGGCGAAACAGATGACCAGGATCACAAAGCCAACGAGGtatgtggcagctgctgctctcccccacccttgaagagaaaacaagaaaggtATTACACACAGCAGTACTCTCCTGTAGGTCTTTGCAgctctttggttttctttaatcATTTTTTATTGAAACCCTTTACTTTAAGAAGCGTGCCCTTATGTCAGAGCAATACTGAATGCCTGCAAagcacacagctgcagagcaggagggcacCATtactgctggagcagcacaggtaTCCCTGCCTGCTAACTTGTCTGGCTGAAAAGGGGGATAGAGTGCAGCATAGAAGAGAGATAATACCTTCAAACTCTGTGTCTGTAAGACACCCACAGATATCTAAGCAGATAGGGCACACAACTGCTGACAGTGCCCTTTATCATTACAGCTCCTGTTTGATATTCAAGTTTACAAAAGCACTTCCATGCATGGGGAAGTGTGAAAGCAGACAAGAGGGTACCACCACAGGAGATAACTGCTGGGAAATAATAGTGCTGTCTGCATAAAACTTCCGTTTGTTTACGACAAGAATAGGGCATGTGGAGCAAAATAAGCACAACCAAAAGAAGTAAACCTGCAATAGCTGAAAAGACGACAAAAAGAATGTTCTTGAAAATAAGTATCTATTCACAGCTAAAATGTAGCAGGTGGAGGAGAAACAACAAAATCTGAGGTAAAAGTTGATGAGTCCTCTTTGAATCATTACTTTGACATTTGCTGGAACAGGGTGTATCAAGCTACTTAGTGTCAAGCTACTGCATGCTGGAGAGGCTCAGGCGTGAAGCAAGCTCAGCTGTATTCCAATGGAGCCGCACCAGCATCCAGAACTCACCTGGCACAGGCCAGGGCCAAGGCAACAATGGCAGGAAAACCTCCTAGATCAACAGCCAGTGATTCTACTTTAGCAGTAACAAGGGCCTTGTGAAAAGGCCCTCACACACCTTGTCCTCTTCGGAAACCAAGCAATTTAGGTGAGCCCAGTGCAAACAACTACAAGCAAAGGTGTTCCTGCCCTGGAGGCAGGATACTGCCCACAAGGGCTAAACCATACTAgctgttgctttgttttccagtcAGCTGTCATCACAGTTCAATTCCCACATCTACATATTGTGGGTTTCTACTTTCACACACTCAAAAAGAGGTAGGGCTGGATCCTGAGCTCCCTCTAATGTAGGAATAAAGAGGCCAGTGAGACCTTGgtcagaacattaaaaaaaaaaaaaatctctttcatCATAGTTGTCCATTCCAACACAGTTGAAGTGACTTTGGAGATATCCTGCTTTCATTGTAGTCTCCACTCTTTCTCAGCAATTTGCAGTCAGAAATCAAAGCATTGTTTTACAGCTATTTTAATTAGATCTGTTAGAactggtttctttttcctctaaTCCAACAGCAAAAGTAAAATACAGAAGGTATCCATCAAGCAAATCTCTGCCAAAACTCCCAACCACCGCCACTGCTACCTGAAGACAATAAAACTGGCACAGAAAAGATAAGGAAAagtctttctttcccctttcccttcctggaGCTACTCAAGACAGTAAAAACTTctcaaatttcttcttcttcaacTAGTTTTGCATGTCTCATACCCCTTCCCTGAGGGAATGCTGAGGGGAAGAAGTGGGGAGGAGACTGATGAGTGTCTGGAGAGTAGAGCTATGTCAGTGGTTTGATAAAATCTTTACATAAGAAATATTCTCTGTCATACCTAATGCAGGTATTGAATATTGTCTCCACAGTAGGATTTCTTTAGTGATAACTAATATAAAGGGATATGTAACCATTACACACAGCCGGCCCAGGAAAACCCATTCAGACTAGATTATTTTGGCAAGATTTTATCAATATTTGCcctaataagaaaaaaaaaaaaaaaaaaaagaaaaaaaaaaagaaaaaaaaaaaaagcatgacaAGGAGGAACACTAAGTTACCATAGTATATTCCCTTTCAGATGCATTATTTATGCTGACAAGACGTAGGAAGACAAATCTGGCATCTCTTTAATAAAATGTAAGTTGTAAACTCAAATACACCTGCACATTAGACACCTTGAGGTTTAATGCAACACAAACACAGCTGGAGGAGTACAAAGCAGAATGCCACAGTGCTCTCACTGCCATTTTCATATCATCTGTACTGTCTTTACAAGCATAATAAGCTTTTGGATAcaggtcagcccaggttctgctcacagtgatttattttcttgtctctGGCAATAAGAAAATGACAACACATATAGCTGCAGGAGATATCTTGTTAGGAAGATTAATATCAAGCTCCGCTTTGCTTCAGGTCTTCAGAAACAAGGCAGCAGTATGTACCATCATCATGAAACTCAGTGAGTTTTGTGCTCATGTGTGACAGGGCTCAGTGCTGGTGACCCAGTACCTTCTGCTCTTTCTTCAGCTGGATTATCTTTTCCAACAGCACTTAGCAGCAGGTTGATGCTGACAAGACCTGATAAGACTGAGTCATATGTGCTGCCCACAGCACTAGAGGGgtgtgctctgggctggatgAGTGTAGTCAGCCACTGAACCATCAGCCAGACACTTGATCCCCTGTGGGAATCACAGGACTTATGGTTAATTTTTGAGATTTCTCTTACAATTTGTATATATATAAGTCTCTTAATAAGTGACTGATGGGAGAGATTTGGGTAGGAGGGTGAACCTTTCCCGAGCATAGAGTGCAGCTCTGGGATGTTCCTTATCTACATGACCTGTTGCCACCCCCACCGACAGGGAGACTTTTCACCAGAGGGGCTGCTGCGGAGCCAAAACTGAAATTGCTGCTTCTCCATGAAGGATCTCCCTCATCCCCACACCTATCAAGTCAGgctttcccagctccttttcctcctaAAGGCTTCTGAGAGCTGACCAAGTCCCCACAGGCACCCAGCTCTCCTGTCTCTCTGAAAGATCCTCCCCCTACAGATCCCAGCTGCCAGGAGGGGAGAGGTGCAGGTTTACCCTCTCACTGTTTGCTGCCATGAGAGCTGGAGAGACCTGCTCACAGTCAGAGAATGACAGATTAGCCCCAGTTTCTATCTGGTTTATGCTCAAAAGTACCTTGTAATCATAAGATATTAAGCCAGAATTTAagcttttccataaaaatagaaaattcacAGACCCATTAATTTGTCAGAGAGAATATTTCTTGtgcaaaataaacataaatatgATGTATGTTTATGAAATAAGAACACCACAGTGATTTGGAGCTGCATAAATAGAAAGGCAGAAGAACAGgagagcagaaaagcagagaaatatttGGAGGTATTAGTGTTTCCAGGTCAGCTTGGCCTCAAAGAATAGTCAAGCTCTTTGCATCTAATCAGCAGAAAAGTATTTATCTATTAGGTGGTGttgaaagaacatttaaaaacaactgTTCAGAAGGTCTGTAATTATTAGGAAGGATTAAGAGTTTTATTACATAGCATTACATTACATTAATGATTACTATGGGAAGGAACTAAGCTGCAAATGTTATCATGCAAATAACTAGGAGGGGTCATCATTACTAAATGTTAATGACGAGCACCAGTAATAtgatgaaattaaaagaaagcaagcaacaGTGCCTTAGCATTAAGTGTATTTCCTGACTTCATTCAGCCATGCCTCAGCCTCACCAGGGAGGAGGTGGAATCTCTACAGGCTAAGATATGATATTTAAATCTAGATTTCTCTTTAGGAATCAATAAAAGAGCTGTGAAAATAGTTTAGCTCCTGCTAGATGAACTGCTACAGGATTTGAATTAACAAGACTctcatattttttcattcacttACAGAATGAAGCTAGTTTGTTAGCTCATGAGTAAATGGAAGTTTTTATCATGACCTGCAGAGACTGGGCATGTTTTTGCAATGTAGCTGTAATATTCTTGTGTATGTAAATGGCAGTGGCAATCTTTGTTTGGCCTCAAGAGCCCATTACACAGAATGTCCAAAAATATCTCCCTTTTTTGATGTAATAAAGGAGCAGTGGACTGCAAGCAAAAGAGCAGTGTCAGCACTACTTTCTTTCTCAGATAATCTGCAAACTTACATGGTAGCATGACTGGTGAGAGGAAGCTATGTGCAAACCCACCAAGAGCATAGAGAACCCCAGAATCGAAGGTTTGCTGGAAGGATGGGTTGGAGATCAGTGCTTAGAATCACAATCTGTTTTGGCTTTAGGAGTGCAAGAAAAGGAACTGCTAAACtaccaaaatattaaatacaagcCTTCTAGTATAAACTTGGCTTCAGTTGAGAGCTGAGGAGGGGCACAATCCTACACTTTTCCAACTTTTAGTCTCTGGATTGTTAGCAGCAGAAGTTTGCTGCTCAGGAGCCAGCATTGTCAGAGACACCAGCCTCACATTTCACTGGTATCTTTTACCAGGAAGTTGCAGTGTTTTCTGGGTGTAGGCAGGGACGCCAACTGTTACACCTTTCCCATCAGCATTTCCCAAGTGCCTgcacttgcctgacactacaCACGATGTTAGTTTGTCTTGAATGCATCCTGGCATTTGTAAATCAGACAAAAGCGTGCCTGAAAAGACTTGTATTGTAAAGGTAAGCATACACCTAGCATTCCTCCTTTATTTATCTGGCCCCTCAGTGAAGTCTCCACATGCACTCAGTTTCACCAATAATCTGTGGTATCAAAGTCCATGCCTCTAGGGACATAGGTACAGTGGCACAGCTCCAGTGAAACATGATTCACAAAGGTTGGGCTcgtggtttgttttttttgtttgtttgtttggttggttggttttttttctggcatttaCTAAGGATGCAGAAAActgcttccatttttctttgttggCTGGTACATACTAAATGAATACCAACTGGCTCTTAGGGATATAAGAAAGAGTTAACCTAATGAGGTTACCTTTACTGCACATGTACACGCCCATCTTTTATAGTGTTAATTCAAAGCAAAGTCGCTGGGACCAGTCATTCAGAACCAGGAGGGCGCAGCCACCCATAAATATTGCTCCTAAACTTACAATCTCATCACTATAAAGACAATCATCCATTCCAAGTTACACAGTGCAAATAATCTTTGTCATAGCTGATGGCTTGCTGATATGTTTTAAACACACAGTCAACAGTTAAATCCTGCAATGGTCTAGACTTAGTCATCTTGAGTCATATTCTAGTGCACTACAGCACTTCTGCATTGCAACATTTTGATAGACACTGCCAACCAGGGCACTTCCCAGACAAACTAGTACAGAACTCTAAACAaaatcccttccctgcctccctACCACATGACATCCtactcttctttttccctttcactttttcCCTCTCATGTGGTATTTGCAAATGTGCATTAAGAAGCTATGCAGTTTAGGAGACACTCCTATTTGCAAAtctttgtttgtcttttcctgCCCCTTTCCCTGCGTTTAAAATAAGTGACTCgtctgcttttttcttcctcttcctcgtACACATGCCAC
Coding sequences:
- the LOC128805736 gene encoding p53 apoptosis effector related to PMP-22-like; translated protein: MVVCGLACWRCRWLLPLLLGLAIIMGIIALAGRGWLESESEPYVQQASLWESCTRGEEDLNWSCESLMDYGWGRAAAATYLVGFVILVICFALAVIAFSIEILRFNFVRGIGGLLFVVAAFQIIGLVIYPVKFTEDIPLTGDNMFSWAYGFGWASTVVVIGCAFFFCCLPNWEDEVLGNIKPTYYYSSPERAPYLN